The genomic segment GAGCAACGTATTCACTATTCGGATATCGCGAGCTTTATGGCTGAAACGGCATACGATCAGCCGACCCGAGCTGCCGCGCTTAAAAAAGCGCAGGCGTTTTTGCGGGAGGATGAGGCTCAGAGTGTGAGTGTTGCGACCCTCGATACAATATTGACGGTGGGAGTACAGGATGGCGGTCAGGGCTTTGTCGACGCGCTGTTGACTCGCTTTTCACAGAGCTCGAATGCGTGGTTTCGCGACACGGCACTGAGCGCGTTGGCGCGTTCTCGTGACCCAGCAACGGGCGACCGGTTGAGGGCTATGGCGCTATCCGGCCAGCTTAAGGGCAACGAGATCCGTCGCCTGTTTGTCGGACAGCTTCAAGAAGACGTCAACCGGCCTATTGTGTGGGAATGGCTCAAGGACAATATTGATACCCTAATGGCGCGTATGCCGGCAGGTCATGTACCGAGTCTTGCGCAAGTGGCCGACCAGTTGTGCGAAGCCGATTACACCAACGACATCGATCAAACGCTCCGACCGCACCTTTCTCAAGTGCCCGGCGGTGAGCGACGACTGGACAGTGCTTTGGAGGCGATGGCCATTTGCATTGAGTCTGTCGCCGCGCAACGATCGGAGTTATCTTTCTTCGACCAAGGGGTGCGCCGAAGTTAGAAGACGTTGGGTGTCTCCCAGAACTCAGGTACGATATGTGTGTCAGCGTCGTCGGCGGAGATTGTGTTTGCGTCGAACAGTGATATCAATACGCCACATTTGGCCTACGTTTTGATTAACGGAATTTACTTTCATGAGCATACATGTACTCACAACTGGCGGCACCATTGATAAAGTCTATTTCGACGCTACGAGTGAGTTTGAAGTGGGCGAGCCCACGGCGGGTCTTATTTTGCGCGAATCGCGCGTCACCGTCGATTTTACCGTCACGCCGCTGATGCGTAAGGACAGCCTCGAGCTGACGGACGATGATCGAGCGGAAATCGTGCGGGCTGCCATGGCATCGAACGAGACGCAAATTTTGATCACTCATGGTACCGATACAATGACGGATACGGCCAAAGCCCTTTTGGCGTCCGGTATCCGAGAGCAGGGCAAAACCGTGGCGATCACCGGCGCATTAAATCCGGCGCGCTTCCGATCCACCGATGCCATTTTTAATGTCGGGATGGCCGTGGCGGCGGTACAAAGTCAACCGCCTGGTGTGTACATCACGATGAATGGTCAAGTGTTCGAGGGCGACAAAGTTCAGAAAAACCTCGACAAAAAAGCGTTTGAGTCGGTTTAGCCGCTGCGCTACGTGACTGTCAACTGGAGTAAGGCATGAGATATCGTACGACCCAATTCGGACTCTTGACGCTTCTGTGTGTGCTGAGCCTGACTGCGGCAGCGCAATTGGAAAACGTTAAAATAACCACGACAAAGATCACCGATTCGATCTACATGCTTCAGGGTCGTGGCGGGAATATCGGCGTATCGATCGGTGCGGATGGCGTGTTTTTGGTCGACGACCAGTTTGCGCCGTTGACACAGAAAATTTCTGCGGCCGTGGCTGCACTGAGTGATAAGCCAATTAAATTTGTCGTGAACACGCACTGGCACGGTGATCACACGGGCGGCAATGAAAACCTTGGGAAGCAAGGCGTGACCATTGTGGCCCATGACAATGTGCGCAAACGCATGAGCACCGATCAGGTGCTCAAAGCGTTTAATCGGCCGGTGCCAGCCTCGCCGGATGGTGCGCTACCGGTGATCACGTTTAATCGCGCCATGACTTTTTACTTCAATGAAGAAGAAATTAAGGTTGAACATTATCCGTACAGTCACACGGAC from the Pseudomonadota bacterium genome contains:
- a CDS encoding asparaginase domain-containing protein, producing MSIHVLTTGGTIDKVYFDATSEFEVGEPTAGLILRESRVTVDFTVTPLMRKDSLELTDDDRAEIVRAAMASNETQILITHGTDTMTDTAKALLASGIREQGKTVAITGALNPARFRSTDAIFNVGMAVAAVQSQPPGVYITMNGQVFEGDKVQKNLDKKAFESV
- a CDS encoding MBL fold metallo-hydrolase codes for the protein MRYRTTQFGLLTLLCVLSLTAAAQLENVKITTTKITDSIYMLQGRGGNIGVSIGADGVFLVDDQFAPLTQKISAAVAALSDKPIKFVVNTHWHGDHTGGNENLGKQGVTIVAHDNVRKRMSTDQVLKAFNRPVPASPDGALPVITFNRAMTFYFNEEEIKVEHYPYSHTDGDSILFFKNLGKIVMGHFSTEQVARYHTGYFASSRQHGIGERSHKANSGATINEP